In Rhinatrema bivittatum chromosome 17, aRhiBiv1.1, whole genome shotgun sequence, one genomic interval encodes:
- the RAG1 gene encoding V(D)J recombination-activating protein 1: MPSEIQHPYTKFSEWKFKLFRVRSFEKTSSEDLQAKNKVDAEEPSLVKASVVKLQAAVQSLENPLPSSTDLRTQPHEHEKNDINPVDLKMMENDDTHTVNLQQLCRICGISLKSDPQNRSYPVHGPVDEETQRILRKKEKKATSWPDLITKVFKIDVRGDMDTIHPTHFCHNCWSIIHQKFSNAPCEVYFPRNDTVEWQPHSVTCSVCTSVRRGVKRKNQLQTNSQLGKRFKTGAEQIKKKKVKKSKPQVKNNKALIQKIANCRNIHLSTKLLVVDYPVDFIKSISCQVCEHILTDPVQTTCKHLFCRICILKCLKVMGSYCPSCRYPCFSTDLVSPVKSFLNILSSLVLKCTIKECDEEVPLGKYVNHISAHKETKGKKAYAHFNKGGRPRQHLLSLTRRAQKHRLRELKHQVKAFADKEEEGDVKSVCLTLFLLALRAHNEHRQADELEAIMQGRGAGLHPAVCLAIRVNTFLSCSQYHKMYRTVKATTGRQIFQPLHALRNAEKALLPGYHPFEWKPPLKNVSTNTEVGILDGLSGLALSVDDYPVDTIAKRFRYDAALVSAIKDMEELLLEGLKSKDLDDYLSGPFTVVVKESCDGMGDVSEKHGNGPPVPEKAIRFSFTIMNILITHNNENVRIFEESKPNSELCCKPLCLMLADESDHETLTVILSPVIAEREAMKHSKLMLEIGGILRSFKFVFRGTGYDEKLIREVEGLEASGSIFICTLCDATRLEASQNLVLHSITRSHAENLERYETWRSNPHHESVDELRDRVKGISAKPFIETLPSIDALHCDIGNAAEFYKIFQLEIGEVFKNPTPTKEERQRWQAVLDKHLRKKMNLRPVMRMNGNFARKLMSKEMVEAVCELVPSEERQDALRELMDFYLKMKPVWRSTCPSKECPELLCQYTFNSHRFAELLSTKFKYRYRGKITNYFHKTLAHVPEIIERDGSIGAWASEGNESGNKLFRRFRKMNARQSKCYEMEDVLKHHWLYTSKYLQKFMNAHIALKNQGFTVDTETNVGGSLDKEYSLESLEAM; this comes from the coding sequence ATGCCCTCGGAAATCCAGCACCCATACACTAAATTTTCAGAATGGAAGTTCAAACTATTCAGAGTAagatcttttgaaaagacatcttcagAAGACCTTCAAGCAAAGAATAAAGTTGACGCAGAAGAACCTTCTTTGGTGAAAGCATCTGTGGTTAAGCTGCAGGCAGCAGTTCAAAGTTTGGAAAACCCTCTGCCTTCATCTACAGATTTAAGAACCCAACCACATGAGCATGAAAAAAATGATATCAATCCTGTAGACCTGAAAATGATGGAGAATGATGATACTCACACAGTAAATCTTCAACAACTTTGCCGTATATGTGGCATTTCCCTTAAAAGTGATCCACAGAACCGAAGCTACCCTGTGCATGGTCCAGTAGATGAAGAGACACAAAGGATTCTacgaaaaaaggaaaaaaaagcgaCCTCTTGGCCAGATCTTATAACAAAGGTTTTCAAGATTGATGTCAGAGGAGATATGGATACCATCCATCCGACACACTTTTGCCACAACTGCTGGAGCATCATCCACCAGAAGTTTAGCAATGCCCCATGTGAGGTGTATTTTCCAAGAAATGATACTGTAGAGTGGCAGCCACATTCAGTGACATGCAGTGTTTGCACTTCAGTCCGTCGTGGTGTCAAAAGAAAAAATCAACTTCAAACAAATTCACAGTTGGGCAAAAGGTTTAAGACAGGCGCTGaacaaattaagaaaaagaaagtcAAAAAGAGCAAACCCCAGGTAAAAAACAATAAGGCACTTATTCAGAAGATTGCCAACTGCAGGAACATACACCTCAGTACAAAACTTCTTGTGGTAGATTATCCTGTAGATTTTATTAAGTCAATCTCTTGCCAAGTTTGTGAACATATCCTAACTGATCCAGTGCAGACAACATGCAAGCATTTATTCTGCAGAATATGCATCCTCAAATGCCTAAAGGTTATGGGTAGCTATTGTCCTTCTTGTAGATATCCTTGCTTTTCAACTGACCTGGTGAGTCCAGTGAAATCCTTCCTGAATATCCTCAGCTCACTGGTGTTGAAATGCACCATCAAAGAGTGTGATGAAGAAGTCCCATTAGGCAAATATGTTAATCATATCTCTGCCCACAAGgaaacaaaaggcaaaaaagcATATGCACACTTCAATAAAGGTGGACGTCCTAGACAACACTTGCTCTCCTTGACTAGAAGAGCACAGAAACATCGTCTGAGAGAACTCAAACATCAAGTGAAAGCttttgctgacaaagaagaagaagGGGATGTCAAGTCCGTGTGCTTGACATTGTTTCTTCTTGCCTTGAGAGCTCACAATGAACACAGGCAAGCAGATGAATTGGAAGCCATCATGCAAGGCAGAGGAGCAGGGCTCCATCCAGCTGTATGCCTTGCAATACGAGTTAACACCTTTCTCAGCTGTAGCCAGTACCATAAAATGTACAGGACTGTAAAAGCTACAACTGGGAGGCAGATCTTTCAACCACTGCATGCCCTTCGAAATGCAGAAAAGGCTCTCTTGCCAGGTTATCACCCATTTGAATGGAAACCTCCTCTAAAAAATGTTTCTACTAATACAGAGGTTGGAATCCTAGATGGACTATCAGGACTAGCATTGTCTGTTGATGACTATCCTGTAGACACAATTGCCAAAAGATTTAGATATGATGCTGCCTTGGTTTCTGCTATAAAGGACATGGAAGAGTTGCTATTGGAAGGCTTGAAATCCAAAGACCTGGATGACTACCTAAGTGGCCCATTCACTGTAGTGGTGAAAGAGTCTTGCGATGGGATGGGAGATGTTAGTGAGAAGCATGGAAATGGGCCACCTGTCCCGGAAAAGGCAATTCGATTTTCCTTCACTATCATGAACATCCTTATTACTCATAATAATGAGAATGTGAGAATTTTTGAAGAAAGTAAACCTAATTCAGAGCTATGTTGCAAGCCATTGTGCCTTATGCTTGCTGATGAATCTGACCATGAGACACTGACAGTTATCTTGAGCCCTGTCATTGCAGAAAGAGAGGCAATGAAACACAGCAAACTGATGCTTGAAATTGGAGGCATACTCAGGTCTTTCAAATTTGTATTCAGGGGTACAGGATATGATGAAAAACTCATCCGTGAAGTAGAAGGCCTTGAAGCTTCTGGGTCCATTTTTATTTGTACCCTCTGTGATGCAACACGTCTTGAAGCTTCTCAGAACTTGGTCCTTCACTCTATAACAAGGAGCCATGCTGAAAACTTGGAGCGCTATGAAACATGGAGGTCAAACCCGCACCATGAGTCTGTGGATGAACTACGGGATAGAGTGAAAGGCATTTCTGCCAAGCCGTTCATCGAAACCCTGCCTTCCATTGATGCGTTACACTGTGATATTGGTAACGCAGCTGAGTTTTACAAGATATTCCAGCTTGAGATAGGGGAAGTTTTCAAGAACCCTACTCCAACAAAAGAAGAAAGGCAGAGGTGGCAGGCAGTTCTTGACAAGCACCTCAGAAAGAAGATGAATCTGAGGCCAGTAATGAGGATGAATGGTAATTTTGCCAGAAAACTAATGTCCAAAGAAATGGTGGAAGCTGTTTGCGAGTTGGTACCTTCTGAGGAAAGGCAAGATGCACTCAGAGAACTCATGGACTTTTACCTTAAAATGAAGCCAGTGTGGCGATCAACTTGCCCTTCCAAAGAATGCCCAGAATTGCTCTGCCAATACACCTTTAATTCACACCGATTTGCTGAGCTGCTGTCTACCAAGTTTAAGTACAGATATAGGGGCAAAATCACAAATTACTTTCACAAAACTCTAGCTCATGTTCCTGAGATCATCGAAAGAGATGGTTCCATTGGTGCTTGGGCAAGTGAAGGGAACGAGTCTGGAAACAAACTATTTCGGCGTTTCCGAAAAATGAATGCCAGGCAGTCCAAATGCTATGAAATGGAGGATGTGTTAAAACACCACTGGTTGTACACATCCAAATATCTCCAAAAGTTTATGAATGCACATATTGCATTGAAAAACCAGGGGTTCACGGTAGACACAGAAACCAATGTGGGTGGTTCCCTAGATAAGGAATATTCTTTAGAATCTCTTGAGGCCATGTAA